A portion of the Hydractinia symbiolongicarpus strain clone_291-10 chromosome 10, HSymV2.1, whole genome shotgun sequence genome contains these proteins:
- the LOC130613108 gene encoding probable 3',5'-cyclic phosphodiesterase pde-5: protein MKTLVQSKKMSSPQRQVSSRRLPPLSQSATIRCDKNKSVRQRDNNNTYDNFSHHTPPDFASMFMQGPFKTMLFEQAELSVSPPNKQKFDSHIFLQDLSMLDPEIIYEFLKGSPLLMKDYVHNHVSRDELESWLDYKTFESFQQRLSVTSFDGCGFPPAAKWKNTSSVERQYFMEQFISEVHSIHGDVRGGILNQLIDCCASAVNASGHNLYLADSDGKRIWQFIPDSSKPINLNIIMEGTTVSAYVASTKEGIVINNIEGDERFPFGINGKDINVGSVLCQPIIQPNGDLAGVMELTRAANLPPFTDKDNQIANSYLAWGGIVLYYAEMYHTMHKQRKLNEFLLNVTKSIFQDIVSMDTVIMKIMNFAQTLVDADRTSLFLMDTKTDELYARIFDIGTGLETKLQQEIRFPKSKGVAGHVASTGETLNIKNAYDDPRFNRDIDNQTGYRTHTLLCMPIFIRGNLIGVVQMVNKKQGVFTTADEKAFQTFAVYCGLALHHAKLYDKIRRSEQKYKVALEVLSYHSMCTESEVEQVKKYQEKYEDTTSIALTDPVIRFELNIVDLESVEMANVAIRLFDDLFKTDSRFELDEVIRFTLTVRKNYRRVPYHNWTHAFTVAHCMYCVMKFSKGIVTGLEAVALYVACLCHDLDHRGKNNEWMKIEGTPLAAVYTTSTLEHHHFNQTITILQHEGHNIFSHLNSSEYKQVLGMIKDCILATDLASFFSNKAKLQVAVEQNSFDWNNNEHRKMFRALAMTACDLSACAKPWKIQYETVKVIFQEFYAQGDEEKALGRTPVPMMDRDTADKLPNHQVGFLLGICIPGYDILQKLVPGAKPLLDGAKKNLAVWSEMVKKQNEEKEKDEREEQDEEVEDNEDGDNKAEEEEEEEENKEDTQPDLVHPTPSKTTSQRPSPAQAAEEDENPNVSNEDETTDEDEDTEEGDEDESRPDPKPIVDDKFSRKKLRMKKMKAKKFHKLAHKAKHHKHKSVDKIEDEKIERHSYRHEINPQDPPGLMGGDLHLNTNNNENSKSFWNMWPYINNGYSKNKPGQHLTEWLNKGLHLQSEEGSTSEEEKEEYIFEDSTNKQKKKENDDDDDEFSASGSADDEDYVDFYPYKKTKGDIIGTKKQNELKVPNVSNPYDKPNPPMRHEDQFDENRKYLDMLQEGMQQQSDKFNQDIISQQPMDPNKVDQTKKYPYPVPDKELQKLTPINVFFNNGPLGYDQVYPRDLASNLNLKGNMDQLKSLMESMQQNVDTANEAMQDKQLNDQREINEQERKKGSGKNKKNFFEEILDDFNL from the exons aaaatgtcaaGCCCACAGAGACAAGTCAGCAGTCGTCGCTTACCGCCACTTTCACAAAGTGCAACTATTCGTTGTGATAAAAACAAATCTGTTAGGCAGCGTGACAACAACAATACTTATGACAACTTTTCGCATCATACCCCTCCAGATTTTGCTAGCATGTTTATGCAAGGGCCTTTTAAAACAATGTTATTTGAGCAAGCAGAATTGAGTGTTTCTCCTCCGAACAAACAGAAGTTTGATTCTCATATTTTTTTGCAAG ATTTGAGTATGCTTGATCCAGAGATTATCTACGAATTTTTAAAAGGTAGTCCCTTACTTATGAAAGATTATGTTCATAATCATGTCTCTCGTGATGAATTGGAATCATGGCTAGATTATAAGACGTTTGAAAGTTTTCAGCAACGATTATCTGTTACATCTTTCGATG GTTGTGGCTTTCCTCCAGCTGCAAAATGGAAG AACACGTCCAGCGTAGAGCGGCAGTATTTTATGGAACAGTTTATCTCGGAGGTACATTCTATACATGGTGATGTTAGAGGTGGGATCCTCAATCAATTGATCGATTGTTGTGCTTCCG CTGTAAATGCATCTGGACATAATTTATACTTGGCGGACAGCGACGGAAAG agAATATGGCAATTCATACCCGATTCTTC AAAGCcgataaatttaaatattataatGGAGGGAACGACAGTATCTGCATACGTTGCATCCACCAAAGAGGGAATCGTTATAAACAACATCGAAGGG gatGAAAGATTTCCATTTGGTATTAATGGTAAAG ATATAAACGTTGGTTCTGTCCTCTGTCAACCTATTATTCAACCAAATGGTGATTTAGCAG gGGTGATGGAATTAACGAGAGCAGCTAACCTACCTCCTTTTACCGACAAAGATAACCAG ATTGCAAACAGCTACCTTGCTTGGGGTGGCATTGTACTTTATTACGCCGAG ATGTACCACACTATGCATAAACAGAGAAAATTAAACGAATTTCTACTTAATGTGACGAA GTCGATATTTCAAGACATCGTCAGCATGGATACCGTTATTATGAAAATTATG AATTTCGCACAAACTCTTGTGGATGCAGACCGCACATCGTTGTTTTTAATGGATACAAAAACAGATGAACTCTACGCAAGAATATTTGATATTGGAACTGGCCTGGAAACTAAACTGCAACAAGAGATCAG ATTTCCAAAAAGCAAAGGTGTGGCTGGACATGTTGCTTCCACTGGTGAAACTTTGAATATCAAGAATGCGTACGATGATCCAAGATTTAACAG AGATATTGACAACCAAACTGGTTACCGAACCCATACCCTTTTATGCATGCCTATTTTTATACGTGGGAA TTTGATAGGTGTTGTGCAGATGGTGAATAAGAAACAAGGAGTGTTCACAACAGCAGATGAAAAAGCTTTTCAAACATTCGCAGTATATTGTGGTCTAGCCCTTCACCATGCTAAG TTGTATGATAAAATTCGAAGATCCGAGCAAAAATATAAG GTAGCATTGGAAGTGTTGTCATACCATAGTATGTGTACTGAAAGTGAAGTGGAACAGGTGAAGAAGTATCAAGAAAAATATGAGGACACTACATC cATTGCCTTAACCGATCCTGTAATCAG GTTCGAGTTAAACATTGTCGACTTGGAATCAGTGGAAATGGCCAATGTTGCAATTAGGTTGTTCGATGACTTGTTTAAAACAGACAG tcGTTTTGAGTTGGATGAAGTTATAAGGTTCACGTTAACTGTTCGCAAAAACTACCGGCGAGTGCCGTATCATAATTGGACGCATGCTTTCACTGTGGCGCACTGCATGTACTGTGTTATGAAGTTTTCGAAAGGAATCGTAACTGGGCTAGAA GCAGTTGCTTTGTACGTGGCATGTCTGTGTCACGATTTGGATCATCGAGGCAAAAATAATGAATGGATGAAGATAGAAGGCACGCCATTGGCTGCGGTATACACCACATCAACATTAGAACACCATCATTTTAATCAGACCATAACTATTTTGCAG CACGAAGGTCACAACATCTTTTCTCATTTGAACTCCTCCGAATATAAACAAGTACTGGGTATGATCAAAGACTGTATTCTTGCTACTGATCTGGCAtcgtttttttcaaacaaagcaAAACTTCAAGTCGCTGTTGAACAAAACTCTTTCGACTGGAACAATAATGAACATAG aaaaatgtttcgCGCATTAGCCATGACTGCTTGCGATTTGTCAGCATGTGCAAAACCGTGGAAGATACAATATGAAACAGTTAAGGTCATCTTCCAAGAGTTTTATGCGCAG GGCGATGAAGAAAAAGCTCTTGGTCGTACTCCAGTACCGATGATGGATCGAGACACAGCGGATAAGCTGCCAAACCATCAA GTTGGTTTCTTGCTTGGAATATGTATTCCTGGTTATGATATTTTACAAAAGTTGGTACCTGGTGCAAAACCCTTGCTAGATGGTGCAAA GAAGAATCTTGCTGTTTGGAGTGAAATGGTTAAAAAGCAAAatgaagaaaaggaaaaa GATGAACGTGAAGAACAAGACGAAGAAGTTGAGGATAACGAGGATGGGGATAATAAAGCtgaagaggaagaagaagaagaggaaaacAAAGAAGATACACAACCAGATCTCGTTCACCCAACACCTTCTAAAACAACCTCACAGAGACCATCGCCAGCACAAGCTGCAGAAGAAGATGAAAATCCAAATGTTTCAAATGAAGATGAAACAACTGACGAAGATGAAGACACAGAAGAAGGAGATGAGGACGAGTCACGGCCAGATCCGAAACCTATTGTCGATGATAAATTCTCAAGAAAGAAattaagaatgaaaaaaatgaaagcaaaaAAGTTCCACAAGTTAGCACATAAAGCAAAGCATCATAAACACAAGTCTGTGGATAAAATAGAAGACGAAAAAATAGAGAGACATTCATATAGACACGAGATAAACCCTCAAGACCCACCAGGTTTGATGGGTGGCGATCTGCATCTGAACACTAACAATAACGAAAACTCTAAAAGTTTCTGGAACATGTGGCCATATATAAACAATGGATACAGCAAAAATAAGCCAGGGCAGCATTTAACTGAATGGTTAAATAAAGGACTTCATCTGCAAAGTGAAGAAGGTTCCACAagtgaagaagaaaaagaagaatataTCTTTGAAGATTCAACtaataaacaaaagaagaaagaaaacgatgatgacgatgatgaatTTTCAGCCAGTGGATCTGCCGATGATGAAGACTATGTTGACTTTTATCCCTATAAAAAGACAAAGGGTGACATAATTGGAACAAAGAAGCAAAATGAACTTAAAGTACCGAACGTCAGCAATCCTTACGATAAACCCAATCCACCTATGCGTCACGAAGATCAATTCGACGAAAATCGCAAGTACTTGGACATGCTGCAAGAAGGAATGCAACAGCAGTCAGATAAATTCAATCAAGACATAATCTCACAACAACCTATGGATCCAAATAAAGTTGACCAAACTAAAAAGTATCCGTACCCAGTACCAGATAAAGAACTTCAGAAACTGACTCcaataaatgtgttttttaataATGGACCTTTGGGTTATGATCAAGTATATCCAAGAGATTTAGCAAGTAATTTGAACTTGAAAGGCAACATGGATCAGTTGAAATCGTTAATGGAGAGTATGCAACAAAATGTTGACACTGCAAATGAAGCGATGCAGGACAAACAGTTAAATGATCAAAGAGAAATTAACgagcaagaaagaaaaaagggaAGTGGGAAgaataagaagaatttttttgaagaaatccTAGATGACTTTAACCTGTAA
- the LOC130613105 gene encoding uncharacterized protein LOC130613105, with protein MAVRLLEIILLSAHWLLSYAYVPPAPKLITFWGQNSAFKTIGRTEKSLALMCNDKSPYQTIVIGYVSRFFDERNKDSLPGMGFSFHCTKGTDESHPALLYCPRIANDIRFCHEHERKILIGIGGPNAPSKFESPNHAEKFAKTIWHLFLDGDDMPDLRPFGSVKLDGINLYMDDQDSQYVDIFLQTLHSLRKTVTDRNYLLTVSPSCMFPDPYFGPGPKTVLDSSINIIDQVGPFL; from the exons ATGGCGGTTAGATTGCTTGAGATCATATTGTTGTCTGCACACTGGTTACTCAGTTATG CTTACGTCCCTCCAGCACCAAAGCTGATAACATTCTGGGGGCAAAATTCAGCATTTAAAACAATAGGTAGGACAGAGAAATCACTAGCATTGATGTGCAATGATAAGTCACCCTACCAAACAATTGTCATTGGCTATGTCAGTAGGTTCTTTGATGAAAGGAACAAAG ATTCGCTACCTGGAATGGGTTTCTCCTTTCATTGCACGAAAGGTACTGATGAGAGTCATCCAGCGTTATTATACTGTCCACGTATTGCGAATGACATTCGATTTTGTCATGAGCATGAACGCAAAATATTGATTGGTATCGGTGGCCCAAATGCTCCTTCTAAATTTGAAAGTCCGAATCATGCTGAAAAATTCGCAAAGACGATCTGGCATTTATTTCTCGATGGTGATGACATGCCCGATTTGAGGCCATTTGGAAG CGTTAAACTAGATGGAATCAACTTATACATGGACGATCAAGATTCGCAATATGTTGATATCTTTCTACAAACACTGCACAGCTTAAGAAAAACAGTAACAGATAGAAATTATCTCTTAACAGTGTCTCCATCTTGTATGTTCCCCGATCCATATTTTGGACCTGGTCCAAAAACGGTACTTGATTCAAGTATAAATATTATTGATCAGGTAGGACCCTTTTTATAA
- the LOC130613124 gene encoding zinc finger protein ZIC 4-like, producing the protein MTNVMSDAYDYRGLRPNAVPQTTPYNNGLSAGYHNPSLHSTCGAAAAANYLSHSDYIPPPPHLPAKQDSHLHTQSVTNSGTMSYYDSLTAGSAGLGGSSARYSPHSYRYSHYPTQGSQLNTTAHHGLTASDLTSNPSHSYYPSFVPPPPSVRGYSASSFLSAHSAYSLDSDICGRSRYGAQSPGSLHSQYLDQALLHQPTPPGMFYPYMRHPGATYIMTCMWIEQHGFAKMKPCGRQFSTMQDIVNHLNEEHVQTADTGNGLYVCQWQNCPRNGLPFKAKYKLVNHLRVHTGEKPFPCPFPGCGKLFARSENLKIHKRTHTGERPFVCEFSGCGRRFANSSDRKKHSHVHTSDKPYTCRVGTCNKSYTHPSSLRKHVKLHGDGSPTGLEEDSPSSPSNEEISPGQTNELKSELQTTETESLLTT; encoded by the coding sequence ATGACGAACGTGATGAGTGACGCATACGATTATCGCGGGTTACGACCAAACGCTGTACCTCAAACAACACCATACAACAATGGACTGTCTGCTGGCTATCACAATCCATCTTTGCACTCGACTTGTGGTGCTGCAGCCGCTGCTAATTATCTATCACACTCGGATTACATTCCACCACCACCTCATCTACCCGCTAAACAAGATTCTCATCTACATACACAGAGTGTGACAAACAGTGGCACGATGTCGTACTACGATTCATTGACAGCAGGTTCTGCAGGTCTTGGAGGGTCGTCTGCGCGATACTCTCCACACTCTTATCGTTATTCCCATTATCCAACGCAAGGTTCACAGTTAAATACGACAGCCCACCATGGATTAACAGCGAGCGATTTGACATCAAATCCGTCGCATTCTTACTACCCGTCATTCGTTCCACCTCCACCATCCGTCCGAGGATACTCTGCATCAAGCTTCCTATCAGCACACTCTGCTTACTCGTTAGACTCCGACATCTGTGGTAGAAGCAGATATGGAGCACAATCACCAGGAAGCTTACACAGTCAGTATTTGGATCAAGCCTTACTTCATCAACCTACACCACCTGGTATGTTTTATCCCTACATGCGCCATCCTGGTGCAACATACATTATGACATGCATGTGGATTGAACAGCATGGTTTTGCTAAAATGAAACCATGTGGTCGACAGTTCTCTACAATGCAAGACATTGTGAATCACTTGAATGAGGAGCATGTTCAAACAGCAGACACTGGAAACGGCCTGTATGTATGTCAATGGCAAAATTGTCCCAGAAATGGGCTCCCGTTTAAAGCAAAGTATAAACTTGTGAATCACTTAAGAGTTCATACTGGTGAAAAACCATTCCCATGTCCGTTCCCTGGCTGTGGTAAATTATTTGCACGGTCTGAAAACTTAAAAATACATAAGAGAACTCATACAGGCGAAAGACCCTTCGTCTGTGAATTTTCTGGATGTGGAAGAAGATTTGCAAACTCATCCGACCGGAAGAAGCATTCACATGTACATACTTCGGACAAACCATACACCTGTCGAGTAGGCACATGCAACAAAAGTTACACCCATCCAAGCAGTCTACGAAAACATGTGAAGTTGCATGGAGACGGCTCTCCCACTGGCTTAGAAGAAGACAGCCCTTCCTCACCTTCAAACGAAGAAATATCGCCTGGACAAACAAACGAACTTAAATCTGAACTTCAAACAACTGAAACTGAGTCCTTATTGACTACATga